In Streptomyces sp. NBC_00569, a single genomic region encodes these proteins:
- a CDS encoding ABC transporter ATP-binding protein yields the protein MSGTTGGPVLEAAGVGVRFGGIRALDGAGVTLRAGEVCGLIGPNGAGKTTFFDVVSGIRRPDTGRVLLDGEDITRRSPVWRARHGMRRTFQRQQLFGQLTVADNLLVAQEWRGGGGGLAADLLAAPTRRTYERRRRERASSMLRACGLEALAGEYAGALPVGQARMVELARAGVEGARVVLLDEPASGMTDDEICQLKSVIRHLSDQQGCAVLLVEHNVAFVMDLCSRIVVLDLGTVLAEGTPAAVRADPAVRDAYLGSAG from the coding sequence ATGAGCGGAACCACGGGGGGACCCGTGCTCGAAGCGGCCGGGGTCGGCGTCCGGTTCGGGGGGATCCGCGCGCTCGACGGGGCCGGCGTGACGCTGCGCGCCGGCGAGGTGTGCGGCCTCATCGGCCCGAACGGCGCGGGCAAGACCACGTTCTTCGACGTCGTCTCCGGGATCCGGCGCCCCGACACGGGCCGTGTCCTCCTGGACGGCGAGGACATCACGCGACGCTCCCCCGTGTGGCGGGCCCGCCACGGGATGCGCCGCACGTTCCAGCGCCAGCAGCTCTTCGGCCAGCTCACGGTCGCGGACAACCTGCTGGTGGCGCAGGAGTGGCGGGGCGGCGGGGGCGGGCTCGCGGCCGACCTGCTGGCGGCGCCGACCAGGCGGACGTACGAGCGCCGGCGCCGCGAGCGGGCGTCGTCGATGCTGCGCGCGTGCGGCCTCGAAGCGCTGGCCGGGGAGTACGCGGGGGCGCTGCCCGTGGGCCAGGCACGCATGGTGGAACTGGCCCGGGCGGGGGTGGAGGGGGCGCGGGTGGTGCTGCTCGACGAGCCCGCGTCAGGAATGACAGATGATGAAATCTGTCAGCTGAAATCCGTCATCCGTCATCTGTCGGACCAACAGGGCTGCGCCGTGCTCCTCGTCGAGCACAACGTCGCCTTCGTCATGGACCTGTGCTCCCGCATCGTCGTGCTCGACCTCGGGACCGTGCTCGCCGAGGGCACCCCGGCGGCGGTGCGTGCCGACCCGGCCGTGCGGGACGCCTATCTCGGTTCCGCCGGGTGA
- a CDS encoding aldo/keto reductase — protein sequence MGVPPDNAKDRELVSKVPPIILNNGVEMPQLGFGVWQVPDDEAEKAVATALEAGYRSIDTAAIYGNEEGTGKAVAASGIARDKLFVTTKLWNADQGYDATLRAFDASLDKLGLDYLDLYLIHWPLPSKDSYLDTYKALEKIYADGRAKAIGVSNFLPEHLERLLGETSIIPAVNQIELHPHLQQRAAREFHAEQGIATEAWSPLGQGKGLLEVPAIVAIAQKHGRTPAQVVLRWHVQLGNVVIPKSVTPSRIVENIDVFDFELDVEDIAAISALNEDRRLGPDPATFDVA from the coding sequence ATGGGAGTACCACCCGACAACGCGAAGGATCGAGAGCTCGTGAGCAAGGTCCCCCCGATCATCCTGAACAACGGCGTCGAGATGCCCCAGCTCGGTTTCGGCGTCTGGCAGGTGCCGGACGACGAGGCCGAGAAGGCTGTCGCGACGGCCCTGGAGGCCGGGTACCGCAGCATCGACACCGCCGCGATCTACGGCAACGAGGAGGGCACCGGCAAGGCCGTCGCCGCCTCCGGCATCGCCCGCGACAAGCTCTTCGTCACGACGAAGCTGTGGAACGCCGACCAGGGCTACGACGCGACGCTGCGCGCCTTCGACGCCTCCCTCGACAAGCTGGGCCTCGACTACCTCGATCTGTACCTGATCCACTGGCCGCTGCCCTCGAAGGACAGCTACCTCGACACGTACAAGGCCCTCGAGAAGATCTACGCGGACGGCCGGGCCAAGGCCATCGGTGTCTCCAACTTCCTTCCGGAGCACCTGGAGCGCCTCCTCGGCGAGACGTCGATCATCCCGGCGGTCAACCAGATCGAGCTGCACCCGCACCTCCAGCAGCGCGCCGCGCGCGAGTTCCACGCGGAGCAGGGCATCGCCACCGAGGCCTGGTCGCCGCTGGGTCAGGGCAAGGGCCTTCTCGAGGTCCCGGCGATCGTCGCCATCGCCCAGAAGCACGGGCGTACGCCGGCTCAGGTCGTGCTGCGCTGGCACGTCCAGCTCGGCAATGTCGTGATCCCCAAGTCCGTGACGCCGTCGCGGATCGTGGAGAACATCGACGTGTTCGACTTCGAGCTGGACGTCGAGGACATCGCGGCGATCAGCGCGCTCAACGAGGACCGTCGCCTGGGTCCCGACCCGGCGACGTTCGACGTGGCCTGA
- a CDS encoding helix-turn-helix transcriptional regulator has translation MKSSRLVSILLLLQTRGRMTAAQLAAALEVSVRTVYRDIDALHAAGVPLHGDAGHAGGYQLIDGYRTRLTGLTTDEAEALFLAGAPGPAAELGLGPVLAAAQLKVRAALPAELRTHSERISARFHLDAPGWYADEDDVPHLPAVATAVWNSRVLHVRYRRWRAPTDVERRLEPYGLVLKAGRWYVIASAGTGDLRTYRVDQILQLHATDEEFERPADFDLAAYWRAYQDDFHGRLHSGDALVRLAPGVADRLPGPALREAARATARPEPDGWTRAVVPIESVDRAHDEFLRLGAGIEVLEPAELRHRIRATVEALAALYGRV, from the coding sequence GTGAAGTCCAGCCGACTGGTGTCCATCCTGCTGCTGCTCCAGACCCGCGGCAGAATGACCGCCGCCCAGCTCGCCGCCGCCCTGGAAGTCTCCGTACGCACCGTGTACCGCGACATCGACGCCCTGCACGCGGCGGGCGTACCGCTCCACGGGGACGCCGGGCACGCCGGCGGCTACCAGCTCATCGACGGCTACCGCACCCGCCTCACCGGCCTCACCACCGACGAGGCCGAGGCCCTCTTCCTCGCCGGCGCGCCGGGACCCGCCGCCGAACTCGGCCTCGGCCCGGTGCTCGCCGCCGCCCAGCTCAAGGTACGGGCCGCGCTCCCCGCCGAACTGCGGACCCACTCCGAACGCATCAGCGCGCGCTTCCACCTCGACGCCCCCGGCTGGTACGCCGACGAGGACGACGTCCCCCACCTCCCGGCCGTCGCCACCGCCGTCTGGAACAGCCGGGTCCTGCACGTCCGCTACCGGCGCTGGCGCGCACCCACCGACGTCGAACGCCGCCTCGAACCGTACGGACTCGTACTCAAGGCGGGCCGCTGGTACGTGATCGCCTCCGCCGGAACGGGAGACCTCCGCACCTACCGCGTCGACCAGATCCTCCAACTCCACGCTACCGACGAGGAGTTCGAGCGGCCCGCCGACTTCGACCTCGCCGCGTACTGGCGCGCCTACCAGGACGACTTCCACGGCCGGCTGCACAGCGGCGACGCCCTCGTGCGCCTGGCCCCGGGCGTCGCCGACCGGCTGCCGGGCCCCGCCCTGCGCGAAGCGGCCCGTGCCACCGCCCGCCCGGAACCCGACGGCTGGACCAGAGCGGTCGTCCCCATCGAGTCCGTCGACCGTGCCCACGACGAGTTCCTGCGCCTGGGCGCCGGCATCGAGGTCCTGGAACCCGCCGAGCTGCGCCACCGGATCCGGGCCACGGTCGAAGCGCTCGCCGCCCTCTACGGCCGTGTCTGA
- a CDS encoding class I SAM-dependent methyltransferase: MLDYDKEAAVYDATRGGIPRARSAAEAVLGLVPPTARTLLDLACGTGLVTMRLTRPGLRAVGIDLAPGMLRAAAPRLDGAAVRGDSRQLPFRSASVDVVTVIWLLHLLPDARPVIAEAARVLRPGGVLVTTVDKAAAHDVGSDIDTLVAPYRGRFPSDAAAQVAAHAAGHGLRPSGEARFPGHCQGRTPRRLADDVRRGRVYAAGGTALADRLAALPDPEVRRADPQFTVHAFTRHI, encoded by the coding sequence GTGCTGGACTACGACAAGGAAGCCGCGGTCTACGACGCGACCCGCGGCGGCATACCCCGCGCCCGGTCCGCCGCCGAGGCCGTGCTCGGCCTCGTGCCGCCCACCGCCCGCACCCTCCTCGACCTGGCCTGCGGCACCGGGCTCGTCACCATGCGGCTCACCAGGCCGGGCCTGCGCGCCGTCGGCATCGATCTCGCCCCGGGCATGCTGCGCGCCGCGGCGCCCCGCCTCGACGGGGCCGCCGTCCGCGGCGACAGCCGCCAACTCCCGTTCCGCAGCGCCTCCGTGGACGTCGTGACCGTGATCTGGCTGCTGCACCTGCTGCCCGACGCGCGCCCCGTCATAGCCGAGGCCGCCCGCGTCCTGCGGCCCGGCGGAGTCCTGGTGACCACCGTCGACAAGGCCGCCGCCCACGACGTCGGCAGTGACATCGACACCCTCGTGGCCCCCTACCGAGGCCGCTTCCCCTCCGACGCGGCCGCACAGGTCGCCGCCCACGCCGCCGGCCACGGACTGCGGCCGAGCGGAGAGGCACGCTTCCCCGGACACTGCCAGGGCCGCACCCCGCGGCGCCTCGCCGACGACGTGCGGCGCGGCAGAGTTTACGCGGCCGGGGGCACCGCGCTCGCCGACCGACTCGCCGCGCTGCCCGACCCCGAAGTCAGGCGAGCGGACCCGCAGTTCACCGTGCACGCCTTCACGCGGCACATCTGA
- a CDS encoding 4a-hydroxytetrahydrobiopterin dehydratase, with protein sequence MPVEPLSQKEIEDRLAELPGWSVADDRLTRTYRLANHFAATALVVHIAQIQDELDHHSDLTLGYNSVDVSVNTHSVGGLLTHLDFGLAQRVQEIAPTHGAR encoded by the coding sequence ATGCCCGTGGAGCCGCTGTCCCAGAAGGAGATCGAGGACCGTCTCGCCGAGCTGCCCGGATGGAGCGTGGCCGATGACAGACTCACCCGCACCTACCGCCTGGCCAACCACTTCGCGGCCACGGCCCTCGTCGTGCACATCGCGCAGATCCAGGACGAGCTCGACCACCACTCCGACCTGACCCTCGGCTACAACTCGGTCGACGTGTCCGTGAACACCCACAGCGTGGGCGGCCTCCTCACCCACCTCGACTTCGGCCTCGCCCAGCGCGTCCAGGAGATCGCCCCCACCCACGGCGCGCGCTGA
- a CDS encoding helix-turn-helix domain-containing protein, with product MSTATRARQSGIGPLLREWRERRRVSQLELALRADSSARHLSFVETGRSRPSEELVLRLAEHLDVPVRERNALLLAAGYAPRFAETPLDDPSMGALREGLDRLLHGYEPYPALVVDATYTVVAANRGIAMLMEGIPESLMTPPLNAMRLTLHPEGLAPRIRNLREWRGHLLAQMERQIALDRSEALRAVYDEVKAYPVAERDGGDDGEEGGEAVPYFALPMVIEHDGQVLSFVSSISTFNTPMDVTVAELAIETFLPADPATAKYLRSLAP from the coding sequence ATGTCGACTGCCACGCGTGCTCGCCAGTCCGGAATCGGTCCTCTGCTGCGGGAGTGGCGGGAACGGCGGCGGGTGAGCCAGCTGGAACTCGCCCTGCGCGCCGATTCGTCCGCCCGGCATCTCAGCTTCGTGGAAACGGGCAGGTCGCGGCCGAGCGAGGAGCTGGTCCTGCGGCTCGCAGAGCATCTGGACGTGCCGGTGCGGGAGCGCAACGCGCTGCTCCTCGCGGCGGGTTACGCGCCGCGGTTCGCGGAGACCCCGCTCGACGACCCGTCGATGGGGGCGCTGCGGGAGGGCCTGGACCGGCTCCTGCACGGCTATGAGCCGTATCCGGCGCTGGTCGTCGACGCGACGTACACGGTGGTCGCCGCCAATCGGGGCATCGCGATGCTGATGGAGGGGATTCCCGAGTCGCTGATGACCCCGCCGCTCAACGCGATGCGGCTCACCCTGCACCCGGAGGGCCTCGCGCCGCGGATCCGGAACCTGCGCGAGTGGCGGGGGCATCTCCTGGCGCAGATGGAGCGGCAGATCGCGCTGGACCGCTCGGAGGCGCTGCGCGCGGTGTACGACGAGGTCAAGGCGTATCCGGTGGCGGAGAGGGACGGGGGCGACGACGGTGAGGAGGGCGGTGAGGCGGTGCCGTACTTCGCGCTGCCGATGGTGATCGAGCACGACGGGCAGGTTTTGTCGTTCGTGTCGTCGATCTCGACGTTCAACACCCCGATGGACGTGACGGTGGCCGAGCTGGCCATCGAGACGTTCCTGCCCGCCGACCCGGCGACGGCGAAGTATCTGCGGTCGCTCGCACCGTAG
- a CDS encoding helix-turn-helix domain-containing protein, with the protein MSERRPAPTVGQVVLGRRLRELRESAGLNRDEAARALRVTGATIRRMEMAEVALKIPYVQMLLELYGVPEQETEAFVGLAEEANLPGWWQRFHDILPDWFSLYVSLESAAGLIRSYEPHFVPGLLQTEEYARAVLDAGTVGRTRPGDLERHVTLRMARQALLTREDAPHLWVVMDETVLRRPPGGPKVLRHQLDRLIEAAELPQVTLQIAEFAAGPHPGTFGPFTLFRFPVRELPDMVFSEYVTGALYLDGRAEVGTHLEVLDHIAAQAASAERTVELLRKKRDAL; encoded by the coding sequence GTGAGTGAACGGCGGCCCGCGCCGACCGTGGGTCAGGTGGTTCTGGGCAGACGTCTGCGGGAACTGCGGGAGTCGGCCGGGCTCAACCGCGACGAGGCCGCCCGCGCGCTGCGCGTCACCGGCGCGACGATACGCCGCATGGAGATGGCGGAGGTCGCCCTCAAGATCCCGTACGTACAGATGCTCCTGGAGCTGTACGGGGTGCCGGAGCAGGAGACCGAGGCCTTCGTCGGGCTCGCCGAGGAGGCGAATCTGCCGGGCTGGTGGCAGCGGTTCCACGACATCCTGCCCGACTGGTTCAGCCTGTACGTGAGCCTGGAGAGCGCGGCCGGGCTCATCAGGTCGTACGAGCCGCACTTCGTGCCGGGGCTGCTGCAGACGGAGGAGTACGCGCGGGCCGTCCTGGACGCGGGCACCGTCGGCCGCACCCGGCCCGGTGATCTCGAACGCCATGTGACGCTGCGCATGGCCCGGCAGGCGCTGCTGACCCGTGAGGACGCGCCCCATCTGTGGGTCGTGATGGACGAGACGGTGCTGCGCCGGCCGCCGGGCGGCCCCAAGGTGCTGCGCCATCAGCTCGACCGGCTCATCGAGGCGGCCGAGTTGCCTCAAGTGACGCTCCAGATAGCCGAGTTCGCGGCGGGCCCGCACCCGGGGACGTTCGGCCCGTTCACGCTGTTCCGGTTCCCGGTGCGCGAGCTGCCGGACATGGTCTTCAGCGAGTACGTCACGGGCGCGCTCTATCTGGACGGCCGGGCCGAGGTGGGCACCCATCTGGAGGTGCTCGACCACATCGCGGCGCAGGCGGCGTCCGCGGAGCGCACGGTGGAGCTGCTGCGGAAGAAGCGCGACGCGCTCTGA
- a CDS encoding OsmC family protein translates to MATTRSAHTVWEGDLLKGSGVVTFDSSGIGRQAVSWPSRAEQANGKTSPEELIAAAHSSCFSMALSNGLTTGGNPPTKLVTSADVTFQPGEGITGIHLTVEGTVPGLDEAGFTAAAEDAKKNCPVSQALTGTTITLTAKLA, encoded by the coding sequence GTGGCTACCACGCGCTCCGCGCACACCGTGTGGGAAGGCGATCTGCTCAAGGGGAGCGGAGTCGTCACCTTCGACTCGTCCGGCATCGGCCGGCAGGCCGTGTCCTGGCCCTCCCGCGCCGAGCAGGCCAACGGCAAGACCAGCCCGGAGGAGCTGATCGCCGCCGCGCACTCCAGCTGCTTCTCGATGGCCCTGTCCAACGGCCTGACGACCGGCGGCAACCCGCCCACCAAGCTCGTCACGTCCGCGGACGTCACCTTCCAGCCGGGCGAGGGCATCACCGGCATTCACCTCACGGTGGAGGGCACGGTGCCCGGGCTCGACGAGGCCGGATTCACCGCGGCGGCCGAGGACGCCAAGAAGAACTGCCCGGTGAGCCAGGCGCTCACCGGCACCACGATCACCCTCACGGCCAAGCTCGCCTGA
- a CDS encoding amino acid permease: MPHTGTVTKPAPAPQHEELPSKHARRFGLPIATALVMGNIIGGGIFLLPASVAPFGTISLVAFGVLTVGAIALALVFGRLARRHPLTGGPYVYAREAFGDFAGFLASWSYWITTWVSNAALAVAAVGYLDVLLPLHGSRFWTIVAALTVQWLPALANLAGTRYVGAVQLVSTVLKFAPLLLVAVGGLFFFHADNLGPFRASGDSPLGAVSASAAILLFSYLGVESASVSAGEVRDPERNVGRATVLGTGLAALLYLLCTVAVFGTVAHDRLVDSSAPLSDAVNAMFGGTWGGTAVAIAAIVSMLGALNGWTLLSAQTPYAAAKDGLFPAVFTKKKRGTPTVGVLVAVTLASLLTVYNYTAGSAGVFETLVLVTTFTATVPYLLATAAQIYFLLSGQGHRVSGPRLARDMVLALAAFGFSLWLVGGAGYAAVYQGVLFLFVGVLVYAWMAARKKRTAGDTTG; this comes from the coding sequence ATGCCCCACACCGGAACCGTGACGAAGCCGGCTCCGGCCCCGCAGCACGAAGAGCTCCCCAGCAAGCACGCCCGACGCTTCGGGCTCCCCATCGCCACCGCCCTCGTGATGGGCAACATCATCGGCGGCGGCATCTTCCTGCTCCCGGCCTCCGTCGCCCCCTTCGGCACCATCAGCCTCGTCGCGTTCGGTGTCCTGACCGTCGGAGCCATCGCGCTCGCGCTCGTCTTCGGCCGCCTCGCCCGCCGCCATCCCCTGACCGGCGGACCGTACGTCTACGCACGCGAGGCGTTCGGCGACTTCGCCGGATTCCTGGCCTCCTGGTCGTACTGGATCACCACCTGGGTGTCGAACGCGGCGCTCGCCGTGGCCGCCGTCGGCTACCTCGACGTGCTCCTGCCCCTCCACGGCTCCCGGTTCTGGACCATCGTCGCCGCGCTCACCGTCCAGTGGCTGCCCGCCCTCGCCAACCTCGCGGGCACCCGCTACGTCGGCGCGGTGCAGCTCGTGTCGACGGTCCTGAAGTTCGCGCCGCTGCTCCTCGTCGCCGTCGGCGGCCTGTTCTTCTTCCACGCCGACAACCTCGGACCGTTCCGGGCGAGCGGCGACTCCCCGCTCGGCGCCGTCTCCGCGTCCGCCGCGATCCTCCTCTTCAGCTACCTCGGCGTCGAGTCCGCCTCGGTCAGCGCCGGCGAGGTCCGCGACCCCGAGCGCAACGTGGGCCGCGCCACCGTCCTCGGCACGGGCCTCGCCGCCCTCCTCTACCTGCTGTGCACGGTCGCCGTGTTCGGGACCGTCGCCCACGACCGGCTCGTCGACTCCAGCGCGCCCCTCTCCGACGCCGTCAACGCCATGTTCGGCGGCACCTGGGGCGGCACCGCCGTGGCGATCGCCGCGATCGTCTCCATGCTCGGCGCCCTGAACGGCTGGACGCTCCTGAGCGCCCAGACCCCGTACGCCGCCGCCAAGGACGGCCTGTTCCCCGCGGTGTTCACCAAGAAGAAGCGCGGCACCCCGACCGTCGGCGTCCTCGTCGCCGTCACCCTCGCGTCGCTCCTGACGGTCTACAACTACACCGCGGGCTCGGCCGGGGTCTTCGAGACCCTCGTCCTCGTCACCACGTTCACCGCGACCGTCCCCTACCTCCTCGCGACCGCCGCCCAGATCTACTTCCTGCTGTCCGGTCAGGGCCACCGCGTCAGCGGCCCGCGCCTGGCCCGCGACATGGTGCTCGCACTCGCCGCGTTCGGCTTCTCCCTGTGGCTGGTCGGCGGCGCCGGATACGCGGCCGTCTACCAGGGCGTCCTGTTCCTCTTCGTCGGAGTCCTCGTCTACGCGTGGATGGCGGCCCGCAAGAAGCGGACCGCCGGGGACACCACCGGCTGA